From one Scyliorhinus torazame isolate Kashiwa2021f chromosome 25, sScyTor2.1, whole genome shotgun sequence genomic stretch:
- the LOC140402458 gene encoding mRNA decay activator protein ZFP36L1-like isoform X2, giving the protein MTNQILQHFNWLSFLDSDDLSPIQLGLDYRTVKPPAGFRRHSTSLVPPGRCQALAPGDSSCPPGLGRCLSHGNSLEEFSKSAMGASDRPPAQQQQQQPSPRYKTELCRPFQESGICRYGDKCQFAHGLGELRILSRHPKYKTELCRTFHSCGICPYGARCHFVHNPEEERASRPLSARPRLRQSTSFSGFSSDGLVGLCPGSRGSLSLSPPPCSDLPDWDSLREAVSQEFARVMKLTCSSCHKHLKPAAQPQADMSFRSPYADSLSDQEDYSSSGSESPIFDQNRRLPIFSRISVSDE; this is encoded by the coding sequence TTGAGCTTCCTGGACTCGGATGACCTGAGCCCTATTCAACTCGGACTGGACTATCGAACGGTCAAGCCCCCAGCAGGATTCCGCAGACACTCAACCAGCTTGGTGCCCCCAGGGAGGTGCCAAGCCCTTGCCCCAGGCGACAGCTCCTGCCCCCCGGGTCTGGGACGCTGCCTAAGTCATGGGAACTCGCTGGAGGAATTTAGCAAATCCGCCATGGGGGCTTCTGACAGGCCCCCCgcccagcaacagcagcagcagccgagCCCCCGCTACAAGACCGAGCTGTGCCGGCCCTTCCAGGAGAGCGGTATCTGCCGCTACGGGGACAAGTGCCAGTTCGCCCACGGCCTGGGGGAGCTCCGGATCCTCAGCCGCCACCCCAAGTACAAGACCGAGCTCTGCCGCACCTTCCACTCCTGCGGCATTTGTCCCTACGGTGCCCGCTGCCATTTCGTTCACAACCCGGAGGAGGAGCGGGCATCCCGCCCGCTGTCAGCCCGCCCCCGCCTCCGCCAGAGCACCAGCTTCTCGGGCTTCTCCTCGGACGGCCTGGTGGGGCTCTGCCCGGGCTCCCgaggctctctctccctctcgccgccgCCGTGCTCTGACCTCCCCGACTGGGACTCGCTGCGAGAGGCCGTCAGCCAGGAATTCGCCCGGGTCATGAAGCTCACCTGCTCCAGCTGCCACAAGCACCTGAAGCCTGCGGCCCAGCCTCAAGCAGACATGTCCTTCAGGAGCCCCTATGCAGACTCTCTCTCTGACCAGGAGGACTACAGCAGCAGTGGCTCTGAATCTCCCATCTTCGACCAGAACAGGCGCCTCCCCATCTTCAGCAGGATCTCCGTGTCAGACGAGTGA
- the LOC140402458 gene encoding mRNA decay activator protein ZFP36L1-like isoform X1 — protein sequence MSGLKDLCELVSGLSFLDSDDLSPIQLGLDYRTVKPPAGFRRHSTSLVPPGRCQALAPGDSSCPPGLGRCLSHGNSLEEFSKSAMGASDRPPAQQQQQQPSPRYKTELCRPFQESGICRYGDKCQFAHGLGELRILSRHPKYKTELCRTFHSCGICPYGARCHFVHNPEEERASRPLSARPRLRQSTSFSGFSSDGLVGLCPGSRGSLSLSPPPCSDLPDWDSLREAVSQEFARVMKLTCSSCHKHLKPAAQPQADMSFRSPYADSLSDQEDYSSSGSESPIFDQNRRLPIFSRISVSDE from the exons ATGAGCGGCTTGAAGGATTTGTGCGAGCTGGTGTCcggg TTGAGCTTCCTGGACTCGGATGACCTGAGCCCTATTCAACTCGGACTGGACTATCGAACGGTCAAGCCCCCAGCAGGATTCCGCAGACACTCAACCAGCTTGGTGCCCCCAGGGAGGTGCCAAGCCCTTGCCCCAGGCGACAGCTCCTGCCCCCCGGGTCTGGGACGCTGCCTAAGTCATGGGAACTCGCTGGAGGAATTTAGCAAATCCGCCATGGGGGCTTCTGACAGGCCCCCCgcccagcaacagcagcagcagccgagCCCCCGCTACAAGACCGAGCTGTGCCGGCCCTTCCAGGAGAGCGGTATCTGCCGCTACGGGGACAAGTGCCAGTTCGCCCACGGCCTGGGGGAGCTCCGGATCCTCAGCCGCCACCCCAAGTACAAGACCGAGCTCTGCCGCACCTTCCACTCCTGCGGCATTTGTCCCTACGGTGCCCGCTGCCATTTCGTTCACAACCCGGAGGAGGAGCGGGCATCCCGCCCGCTGTCAGCCCGCCCCCGCCTCCGCCAGAGCACCAGCTTCTCGGGCTTCTCCTCGGACGGCCTGGTGGGGCTCTGCCCGGGCTCCCgaggctctctctccctctcgccgccgCCGTGCTCTGACCTCCCCGACTGGGACTCGCTGCGAGAGGCCGTCAGCCAGGAATTCGCCCGGGTCATGAAGCTCACCTGCTCCAGCTGCCACAAGCACCTGAAGCCTGCGGCCCAGCCTCAAGCAGACATGTCCTTCAGGAGCCCCTATGCAGACTCTCTCTCTGACCAGGAGGACTACAGCAGCAGTGGCTCTGAATCTCCCATCTTCGACCAGAACAGGCGCCTCCCCATCTTCAGCAGGATCTCCGTGTCAGACGAGTGA